One stretch of Lysobacter sp. KIS68-7 DNA includes these proteins:
- a CDS encoding ankyrin repeat domain-containing protein has translation MPESTRPWLRIGAATLVGVVLTLVLGLDAWPVALAGALAQPGFALAVSWWRGTRTSPRWQRDAMALAGAWVAGLAIVAVLVAWPLAALRETGSLSAAIGLSIVAGVALLLLWRTWPVWHALEREGGPMATLWRSLGEVEIGAWRGLAVAAIVATVLAAMLALAWPGLVPAALRWPVVAALVIAAPLLHLLLQRVAAASPLPIEAQLAAFEDHDDAIEPERLDDDLDVALYSAARSGRVDRALALLEGGANAHAFPPPDERDQRTLPMLAAILPDLRLLRMLIQHGADLNAAHGGMAPLLAATRDSWHGRPEAVMTLLANGADPRVADSDGNTPLHHAARSSDPGVAALLRDAAADIDAINRDGVTPLGIACAAGNWRLARFLLERGAKSELPNASPALLAAAGTEEDDLAGVQLLLKHKAKVDAHDARHRRALHEAARSGHVEIVGALLAAGADVQARDVDGRTPWLDAARGGHLEVLERLLPHRPEVALVDHDGRDALMLASTAERADPALVRRLLELGLDSSRRDHEGRRAAEHAAAAGRWTVLAVLDPEYPLPAAVADAGITGSPVMDRAPIALLRDAMREGRFDDVRSVVGLLSPAELGAELRALPEAANGAAANMGTRIEWLLAQGADPDVREGLGDNAMFAFLSQGPVAASAVQTLLRRAVSPAGRGGLARFLAACVASDHAGRGLESLALDLLERGADPFASSPAGDPPLALSVRLGWLRVMERLVAHGVDLDARDSHGMTALHLAAALGREAALKTLIAQGADPEMRAADGQTPLGVALSSGRRDLADWLDWRGWPLPGRPLQASDLPSAAIVGEVDAVRRLLDLGLPVDATDTQGCTALLRASGGGHRGVVDLLLARGADPRIAARSGATPLSAAVSMRQVDIVERLLAAGAPLEQRLPGEVTVLMLAAALGLPDLVARLLTAGADVHASDAQGLAPLHCAALYGFTARERPRLVALLDTLLLAGAEADQPAAGGVTPLLLLLGARAEPGTACDEDVVLAGLERLLDETVVLDARDPRGFGPLHLAALHGLLQVVQRLLRAGANPELRDGLNRSAREIAVMRGFVDVAAEFVPATQGGVSMARFLREPR, from the coding sequence ATGCCTGAGTCGACGCGTCCCTGGCTGCGGATCGGTGCGGCGACGCTGGTCGGCGTCGTGCTCACGCTCGTGCTCGGCCTCGATGCCTGGCCGGTCGCGCTCGCCGGCGCGCTCGCGCAGCCGGGCTTCGCGCTGGCGGTGTCGTGGTGGCGCGGCACGCGCACCTCGCCGCGCTGGCAGCGCGATGCGATGGCGCTCGCCGGTGCGTGGGTCGCCGGGCTTGCGATCGTCGCCGTGCTCGTGGCCTGGCCGCTCGCCGCATTGCGCGAAACCGGCAGCCTGTCGGCCGCGATCGGGCTGAGCATCGTCGCCGGCGTCGCGCTGTTGTTGCTGTGGCGGACGTGGCCGGTGTGGCACGCGCTCGAACGCGAAGGCGGGCCGATGGCCACGCTGTGGCGTTCGCTGGGCGAAGTGGAAATCGGTGCGTGGCGCGGGCTCGCGGTCGCGGCCATCGTCGCTACGGTGCTGGCCGCAATGCTGGCGCTCGCGTGGCCGGGCCTGGTCCCCGCAGCGCTGCGTTGGCCCGTGGTCGCCGCGCTCGTCATCGCCGCTCCGCTGCTGCACCTGTTGTTGCAGCGCGTGGCCGCGGCCTCGCCGTTGCCGATCGAAGCGCAGCTCGCCGCGTTCGAAGACCACGACGATGCGATCGAACCCGAGCGCCTGGACGACGACCTCGACGTTGCGTTGTATTCCGCCGCGCGCAGCGGCCGCGTCGACCGCGCCCTTGCGCTGCTCGAGGGTGGTGCGAATGCCCACGCCTTCCCGCCGCCGGACGAGCGCGACCAACGCACGTTGCCGATGCTTGCGGCGATCCTCCCGGACCTGCGCCTGCTGCGCATGCTGATCCAGCATGGCGCCGACCTGAACGCTGCGCACGGTGGCATGGCGCCGCTGCTCGCCGCCACGCGCGACAGCTGGCATGGCCGCCCCGAAGCCGTGATGACGCTGCTCGCCAACGGCGCCGATCCGCGCGTGGCCGACAGCGACGGCAACACGCCGCTGCACCACGCCGCACGCAGTTCCGATCCGGGCGTCGCGGCACTGTTGCGCGATGCAGCGGCCGACATCGATGCGATCAACCGCGACGGCGTCACGCCACTCGGCATCGCATGCGCCGCGGGCAACTGGCGCCTCGCGCGCTTCCTGCTCGAACGCGGTGCGAAATCGGAACTGCCGAACGCCTCGCCTGCCCTGCTCGCGGCCGCGGGCACGGAAGAAGACGATCTCGCCGGCGTGCAGTTGCTGCTCAAGCACAAGGCGAAGGTGGATGCGCACGACGCCCGCCATCGCCGCGCCTTGCATGAAGCCGCGCGCAGCGGTCATGTCGAGATCGTCGGCGCGCTGCTCGCCGCGGGTGCCGACGTGCAGGCGCGCGACGTGGATGGCCGTACGCCGTGGCTCGACGCCGCGCGCGGTGGGCATCTCGAAGTCCTCGAACGCTTGCTGCCGCATCGCCCCGAAGTGGCGCTCGTCGACCATGACGGCCGCGACGCGCTGATGCTCGCGAGCACCGCCGAGCGCGCGGATCCGGCGCTGGTGCGTCGCCTGCTGGAACTTGGCCTGGATTCTTCGCGCCGCGACCACGAAGGTCGTCGCGCCGCAGAACACGCCGCCGCGGCAGGACGCTGGACTGTCCTCGCCGTGCTCGATCCCGAATATCCGCTGCCCGCCGCGGTCGCCGATGCGGGCATCACGGGTTCGCCGGTCATGGATCGCGCGCCGATCGCCCTGTTGCGCGACGCCATGCGCGAAGGCCGCTTCGACGACGTGCGCTCGGTGGTCGGGCTGTTGTCGCCGGCCGAGTTGGGCGCGGAGTTGCGCGCCTTGCCGGAAGCCGCCAATGGCGCCGCGGCGAACATGGGCACGCGCATCGAGTGGTTGCTTGCGCAGGGCGCCGATCCCGATGTGCGCGAAGGCTTGGGCGACAACGCGATGTTCGCGTTCCTGTCGCAGGGTCCGGTGGCCGCGAGCGCGGTGCAGACCTTGCTGCGGCGCGCGGTATCTCCCGCAGGCCGCGGCGGACTCGCGCGCTTCCTTGCCGCCTGCGTGGCGAGCGACCACGCCGGTCGCGGCCTGGAATCGTTGGCGCTCGATCTTCTCGAACGCGGCGCCGATCCGTTCGCCTCCTCGCCCGCGGGCGATCCGCCGCTCGCCCTCTCGGTGCGCTTGGGATGGCTGCGGGTGATGGAGCGCCTCGTGGCGCATGGCGTCGATCTCGACGCGCGCGATTCGCACGGCATGACGGCCCTGCATCTCGCCGCCGCGCTCGGTCGCGAAGCCGCATTGAAGACGTTGATCGCACAAGGCGCCGACCCGGAAATGCGCGCGGCCGATGGACAGACGCCGCTCGGTGTTGCCTTGTCGTCGGGCCGCCGCGATCTCGCCGACTGGCTCGACTGGCGCGGTTGGCCGCTGCCGGGTCGTCCGTTGCAAGCGTCCGACCTGCCGTCCGCCGCCATCGTCGGTGAAGTGGATGCGGTGCGACGCCTGCTCGACCTCGGGCTCCCCGTCGATGCGACCGATACGCAAGGCTGCACGGCGTTGCTGCGCGCTTCGGGCGGTGGGCATCGCGGTGTCGTCGACCTGCTGCTCGCACGCGGTGCGGATCCGCGCATCGCGGCGCGTTCGGGTGCGACGCCCTTGTCGGCCGCGGTGAGCATGCGCCAGGTCGACATCGTCGAACGCTTGCTGGCCGCCGGCGCGCCGCTCGAACAACGCCTGCCGGGCGAAGTGACGGTGCTGATGCTCGCCGCTGCGTTGGGCCTGCCCGACCTCGTCGCGCGCCTGCTCACCGCCGGCGCCGACGTGCACGCAAGCGATGCGCAGGGCCTGGCGCCCTTGCATTGCGCGGCGCTGTACGGCTTCACCGCGCGCGAGCGTCCCCGCCTCGTTGCGCTGCTCGACACCTTGCTGCTCGCCGGTGCCGAAGCGGATCAACCGGCGGCGGGTGGCGTGACGCCGTTGCTGTTGTTGCTCGGCGCGCGCGCGGAGCCCGGCACGGCCTGCGATGAAGACGTCGTGCTCGCCGGCCTGGAACGCCTGCTCGATGAAACCGTCGTGCTCGATGCGCGCGATCCGCGCGGCTTCGGTCCGCTGCACCTCGCAGCCCTACACGGGTTGTTGCAGGTGGTGCAACGCCTGCTGCGCGCGGGCGCCAACCCGGAACTGCGCGATGGCCTCAACCGCAGCGCGCGCGAGATCGCGGTGATGCGCGGCTTCGTGGATGTCGCGGCGGAGTTCGTGCCTGCCACGCAGGGTGGCGTGTCGATGGCGCGGTTCCTGCGCGAACCGCGCTGA
- a CDS encoding YcgL domain-containing protein, whose protein sequence is MHAYVYKSLRQADTYVFLAARDDFARLPPALLTQMGEMRFVLEVALTSERKLARADADVVRRNLAERGFHIQFPPTMLDPMTEDWGTDA, encoded by the coding sequence ATGCACGCCTACGTCTACAAAAGCCTGCGGCAGGCCGATACCTACGTCTTCCTGGCGGCGCGCGACGATTTCGCGCGCCTGCCGCCTGCGTTGCTGACCCAGATGGGCGAGATGCGTTTCGTGCTCGAAGTGGCGCTGACCAGCGAGCGCAAGCTCGCGCGGGCCGATGCCGATGTCGTGCGCCGCAACCTCGCCGAGCGAGGTTTCCACATCCAGTTCCCGCCCACCATGCTCGATCCGATGACCGAAGACTGGGGCACCGATGCCTGA